In a genomic window of Gossypium arboreum isolate Shixiya-1 chromosome 7, ASM2569848v2, whole genome shotgun sequence:
- the LOC108459469 gene encoding probable WRKY transcription factor 46, with amino-acid sequence MEKTMDWEQNTLLNELTQGRDFTNMLRKHLHPSSSPETRQVLLDKILCSYDKALSLLNCSGYMVETKPRVSTLGSPESDASDKKDMFKKRKTSSGWSEQIRVCSATSLEGPLDDGYCWRKYGQKDILGSNFPRGYYRCTHRYSQGCLAGKQIQRSDEDPTIFEVKYRGRHTCNQVSHLVATPKEKGNHYREKQQVEEKQKQSEEMLLSFETELKVNTEDLDKRENIFPSFSFPIESEEVQNGLLRNSLMKNISPAFVSPATSESNYFSVSAFQMGSFDFSQNVQTSESELTEIISAPASVTNSPIVDLDISSLEKLEFDQSFPFDNPEFFTNFLQ; translated from the exons atggaaaaaACGATGGATTGGGAGCAAAACACTCTTTTGAATGAGCTAACACAGGGAAGAGACTTTACTAATATGCTAAGGAAGCACCTCCATCCATCTTCATCCCCCGAAACACGCCAAGTCTTGCTTGACAAAATACTCTGCTCCTATGACAAAGCTCTTTCGTTGCTGAATTGTAGTGGTTACATGGTTGAGACGAAACCCAGGGTTAGCACTTTGGGATCCCCTGAAAGTGACGCCTCTGATAAAAAGGATATGTTTAAAAAGAG GAAAACATCTTCAGGGTGGAGTGAGCAAATAAGGGTTTGCTCCGCGACGTCATTAGAGGGGCCTCTTGATGATGGATATTGCTGGCGAAAATATGGGCAGAAAGATATTCTTGGATCCAATTTTCCAAG GGGATATTATCGATGCACTCATCGTTACTCGCAAGGCTGCTTAGCCGGTAAGCAAATTCAAAGATCAGACGAGGACCCAACAATCTTCGAGGTGAAATATCGTGGAAGACATACCTGTAACCAAGTCTCTCACTTGGTTGCTACGCCCAAAGAGAAAGGCAATCATTATCGGGAAAAGCAGCAAGTtgaagagaaacaaaagcaaTCCGAGGAAATGTTGTTGAGTTTTGAAACAGAGCTTAAGGTTAATACAGAGGACTTGGACAAAAGAGAGAACATATTTCCTTCATTTTCTTTCCCCATTGAGTCAGAGGAAGTTCAAAATGGGTTATTGCGTAATTCCCTAATGAAAAACATATCTCCGGCATTTGTGTCACCAGCTACATCTGAATCCAACTATTTTTCAGTGTCAGCGTTCCAAATGGGCAGCTTTGATTTCAGCCAAAATGTGCAGACTTCGGAATCTGAACTTACAGAAATAATCTCTGCACCAGCTTCAGTTACTAATTCACCCATTGTCGACCTCGATATTTCATCACTCGAGAAGCTGGAGTTCGATCAAAGCTTCCCATTTGATAATCCTGAGTTCTTCACTAATTTTTTACAGTAA